One Lysinibacillus sp. OF-1 DNA segment encodes these proteins:
- a CDS encoding PepSY-associated TM helix domain-containing protein — protein sequence MKNLLYSRFWRLHFFAALFITPLLLSLTLSGIGYLFFTDVENRLYDDYFFGESHKEEVLTIDEAVEKAEAAFAGYSTTKVIMLEEPYNTRLTLSNGKEQKYVFLDDHNQMVGSQDANYTFSNIMRNTHSSLFIGGTFVNYLVELAACWTIFLLLSGLYMTFKGNLLKKPKAENKRQKSKRLHALVGTIITIPMVLFISTGLLWSAFQGSILVNIASESPTFGYPLLQQKPPTSDVSEIPWATRQLEAPISEGEHAQHHGGGAVRYTNDSQISIADLEKEINVMNITKPYSIIYPSNEEGVYTVAKASNSGVTGLDVKPSAEATMYFDQYSGKFIDQVNYADYGMLAKFFTWGIPLHEGHLFGWPNKILNLVVCLAFLAVIMWGIRTWILRRKKGELSAPPQISHKMSMPFIIFLVILGIIMPLFGASLIAVVLMELIIIGWQTKKKLRAEETK from the coding sequence ATGAAAAATCTGCTTTATTCAAGGTTTTGGCGATTGCATTTTTTCGCAGCACTTTTTATTACACCATTACTGCTATCTCTCACATTAAGCGGGATTGGCTATTTATTTTTCACAGATGTAGAAAATCGATTATATGATGATTACTTCTTTGGCGAAAGCCATAAAGAAGAGGTTTTAACGATTGATGAAGCCGTGGAAAAAGCGGAAGCGGCATTTGCAGGCTACTCCACTACGAAAGTTATTATGCTGGAAGAGCCTTATAATACGCGTTTAACTTTATCAAATGGCAAAGAACAGAAGTACGTATTTTTAGATGATCACAATCAAATGGTTGGTAGTCAGGATGCGAATTATACATTTTCTAATATTATGAGAAATACACACAGCTCCCTATTTATTGGCGGTACTTTTGTCAATTATTTAGTGGAACTAGCGGCATGCTGGACAATCTTTTTATTATTGTCAGGACTTTATATGACATTTAAAGGAAATCTTTTGAAGAAGCCAAAGGCAGAGAATAAACGACAAAAAAGTAAGAGATTGCATGCACTCGTTGGGACAATCATTACAATTCCAATGGTGCTGTTTATTTCTACAGGGCTATTATGGTCTGCTTTTCAAGGGTCGATTCTTGTGAATATAGCTTCAGAAAGTCCAACTTTTGGTTACCCATTATTACAGCAAAAGCCACCAACATCGGATGTCTCTGAAATTCCTTGGGCCACTCGACAATTAGAGGCGCCTATATCAGAAGGTGAACATGCGCAGCATCATGGAGGCGGAGCTGTCCGTTATACAAATGACAGCCAAATTTCGATTGCTGATCTTGAAAAAGAAATCAATGTCATGAATATCACAAAACCTTATTCGATTATTTACCCGTCAAATGAGGAGGGCGTATATACAGTGGCGAAGGCGAGTAATTCAGGTGTAACAGGTCTGGATGTGAAGCCTTCAGCAGAAGCAACGATGTATTTCGATCAATATAGTGGGAAGTTTATCGATCAAGTAAATTATGCTGATTATGGCATGTTGGCTAAATTCTTTACATGGGGCATTCCTTTACATGAAGGTCACTTATTTGGCTGGCCTAATAAGATTCTAAACTTAGTGGTTTGTCTAGCCTTTTTAGCCGTCATTATGTGGGGCATTCGCACATGGATTTTACGTAGAAAAAAAGGGGAGCTTTCTGCACCACCGCAAATTTCTCATAAAATGTCCATGCCGTTTATCATTTTCCTTGTTATTTTAGGCATTATAATGCCGTTATTTGGCGCCTCCTTGATCGCTGTCGTATTGATGGAGCTCATCATTATAGGCTGGCAAACAAAGAAGAAGTTAAGAGCAGAAGAAACTAAATAA
- a CDS encoding ankyrin repeat domain-containing protein, with translation MKKIQTVMIALSFLLQGCASNESEAIQLDKGESEVVKSNWKSELFKAAEMGDMEALQRALDQKVDINVQDSNSRTALMIATYNQNVEAAQLLINAGADVNIQDNRQNTPFLYAGAEGYLDILKMTIQAGADPTILNRYGGTALIPAAEHGYVEVIEELLRNSDIDVNHVNHLGWTALMEAIVLNNGNPTQQTVIQLLIEHGADVNIPDQNNVTPLQHARQRGFNEIEQILIAAGAK, from the coding sequence GTGAAAAAAATACAAACGGTTATGATCGCATTATCATTTTTGCTTCAAGGATGTGCCTCCAACGAATCAGAGGCAATACAGCTTGATAAAGGGGAGAGTGAAGTGGTGAAATCAAATTGGAAGAGTGAACTGTTTAAAGCAGCCGAAATGGGAGATATGGAAGCGTTACAACGTGCTTTGGATCAAAAAGTTGATATCAATGTCCAAGATTCAAATAGCAGAACAGCTTTGATGATTGCAACCTATAATCAGAATGTCGAGGCAGCACAATTATTAATAAATGCTGGGGCCGATGTCAATATACAGGACAATAGGCAAAATACGCCCTTTCTTTATGCTGGAGCAGAAGGCTATCTGGATATATTAAAGATGACGATTCAAGCTGGTGCTGATCCTACTATTTTGAACCGATATGGAGGAACCGCATTAATCCCAGCAGCAGAGCATGGTTATGTGGAGGTCATCGAGGAGTTGTTGCGTAACAGCGACATCGACGTCAATCATGTGAATCATTTAGGATGGACAGCGCTGATGGAGGCGATTGTGTTAAATAACGGCAATCCAACACAGCAAACGGTAATTCAGTTATTGATTGAGCATGGTGCTGATGTGAATATTCCGGATCAAAATAATGTGACACCATTACAACATGCGAGACAGCGAGGATTTAACGA
- a CDS encoding sensor histidine kinase: protein MSIKTRFLLSYVGVIIIAITLLLAAVFLFSFAITGDIKAIEHFYKKSYVQKPLTTVEENAFLDLKLLAKNNPQQLLDLEQLEKINAPSIEIVVRKDHQIVYSTQKEHEQLLLQSLPGFEATNINSRDTIMINQAFYTYVKFDFYFPDKTEGSIFVLREVSSHAEVTRELLPILLGILFVLFMMIIGLLNYLVSRSIINPISALKDGAERIKSGDLDFEITSHSNDEIGQLNRSFEEMRVKLKESIQLQLQYEENRKELLSNISHDLKTPMTSIIGYVEGIKDGVANTEEKMDKYLTTIYTKAKDMDVLIDELFLFSKLDLKKVPFQMESVNLQQYMHDYVEDASFDFIARDIHLQYISAGSPLLAMADRDKLRRVLSNLLSNSEKYMDKSYKQIIISLHERTEDAIIQVTDNGTGIDPAALPHIFDRFYRAEPSRNSQTGGSGLGLAIAKQIVLEMGGDIWAKSELTKGTSIFISLKKAEEKGSHHEKNSVN from the coding sequence ATGTCAATTAAAACGAGGTTTTTGCTATCTTATGTGGGTGTTATTATCATTGCTATCACGCTTTTACTTGCAGCCGTTTTTCTTTTTTCCTTTGCGATTACGGGTGATATCAAAGCAATAGAGCATTTTTATAAAAAATCCTATGTACAAAAGCCTTTGACGACGGTAGAAGAAAACGCTTTTCTAGATTTAAAATTACTAGCTAAAAATAATCCCCAGCAGCTTTTAGATCTCGAACAGCTAGAAAAAATCAATGCACCTTCGATTGAGATTGTGGTACGAAAAGATCATCAAATTGTTTATTCAACGCAGAAAGAGCATGAACAATTATTACTTCAAAGCTTACCTGGCTTTGAAGCGACCAATATTAATTCACGTGATACCATCATGATTAATCAAGCCTTTTATACGTATGTAAAATTTGATTTTTATTTTCCAGATAAAACCGAGGGAAGTATTTTCGTTTTAAGAGAGGTTAGTTCTCATGCGGAAGTAACGCGTGAACTGTTGCCCATTCTTTTAGGAATCTTATTTGTACTATTTATGATGATTATTGGCTTATTAAATTATTTAGTTTCAAGAAGTATTATTAATCCAATCTCAGCTTTAAAGGATGGGGCTGAACGCATTAAATCGGGCGACTTAGATTTTGAAATTACGTCTCATTCCAATGATGAAATTGGTCAGTTGAATCGATCGTTTGAGGAAATGAGAGTTAAGCTAAAAGAATCAATCCAGCTTCAGCTTCAATATGAGGAAAATCGGAAAGAGCTATTATCGAATATTTCCCATGATTTAAAAACGCCTATGACTTCCATTATCGGCTATGTAGAGGGCATTAAAGATGGCGTGGCGAATACAGAGGAGAAGATGGATAAATATTTAACAACCATCTATACAAAAGCAAAGGATATGGATGTATTAATTGATGAGCTGTTCTTATTTTCTAAATTGGATTTAAAAAAGGTTCCATTCCAAATGGAAAGCGTCAATCTCCAGCAATATATGCATGATTATGTAGAGGATGCGAGCTTTGATTTTATTGCACGAGACATTCATTTACAATATATATCAGCAGGTTCTCCTCTTTTGGCCATGGCTGATCGTGATAAATTAAGACGTGTCCTGTCAAATTTACTAAGCAATAGTGAGAAATATATGGATAAATCCTATAAGCAAATTATTATTTCGTTGCACGAGCGAACTGAGGATGCGATTATTCAGGTAACAGATAATGGTACGGGCATTGATCCTGCTGCGTTACCTCATATTTTTGATCGTTTTTACCGTGCAGAGCCTTCCCGTAATTCGCAAACAGGAGGTAGTGGCTTAGGGTTAGCGATTGCGAAACAAATCGTCCTTGAAATGGGCGGCGACATTTGGGCGAAGAGTGAATTAACGAAGGGAACGAGCATATTCATTTCATTGAAAAAGGCTGAGGAGAAGGGGAGTCATCATGAAAAAAATTCTGTTAATTGA
- a CDS encoding response regulator transcription factor yields MKKILLIEDEVSIAELQRDYLEINDFSVDIQHNGDDGLKQALKGDYALIILDIMLPGMNGFDICKQVRAVHNMPILFVSAKKEDIDKIRGLGLGADDYITKPFSPSELVARVKAHLARYERLATNQQANHTMSIHGITIDTSARKVFVNGDEIAFTTKEFDLLVFFVKHPNQVLSKEQLYERNWGYESAADVSTVTVHIRKLREKIERDPAQPKFLETVWGAGYRFNV; encoded by the coding sequence ATGAAAAAAATTCTGTTAATTGAAGATGAAGTGAGCATAGCAGAGCTCCAACGAGATTATTTAGAGATTAATGATTTTTCAGTAGATATCCAGCATAACGGAGACGATGGCCTGAAGCAGGCACTAAAAGGTGATTATGCTTTAATCATTTTGGATATTATGCTGCCTGGGATGAATGGCTTTGATATTTGTAAACAAGTTCGAGCAGTGCACAATATGCCCATTTTATTTGTTTCAGCCAAAAAAGAGGATATTGATAAAATTCGTGGCCTTGGTCTAGGGGCAGATGATTATATTACGAAGCCCTTTAGTCCAAGTGAGCTAGTAGCAAGAGTCAAGGCACATTTAGCCAGGTATGAGCGCCTCGCTACGAATCAGCAAGCAAACCATACGATGTCCATTCATGGCATTACGATCGATACATCTGCTAGAAAGGTTTTTGTCAATGGAGATGAAATTGCCTTTACAACAAAGGAATTTGATTTACTCGTTTTTTTTGTTAAACACCCAAATCAAGTATTAAGTAAAGAGCAGTTATATGAGCGAAACTGGGGCTATGAATCAGCTGCAGATGTTTCGACCGTTACCGTTCATATTCGCAAGCTACGTGAAAAAATTGAACGTGATCCCGCACAGCCAAAGTTTTTGGAAACGGTATGGGGAGCAGGCTATCGTTTCAATGTTTAA